The Deltaproteobacteria bacterium genome includes a window with the following:
- a CDS encoding CDP-alcohol phosphatidyltransferase family protein, protein MFENIFKEEAALSLVPLILANSLIIGACCVYAIKRYVLNQEKKSNRIAAKNRKESAMLSSFWRDYWHWLTEPVERFLIRIHATPNGITTFGVVLSLGAAAAYYLGHVGTAGYLVIFSGTCDMFDGRVARATGQETKSGAYYDSVMDRVGEAVVMIGIASYFMNHWMFWVTSATLMGSLLVSYTKARGEGMGVDCNVGMMQRPERIMYLATASLFDPVFKDLIAPLFGMRTDVHYLLILIVIVMAIFTNISWIERMVYIYRELESRPGNNISAARAAATETPPPAAAEPVPAVTSKQG, encoded by the coding sequence ATGTTTGAGAACATCTTCAAGGAGGAAGCGGCGCTTTCGCTGGTTCCGCTCATCCTCGCCAACAGTCTCATCATCGGTGCCTGCTGCGTTTACGCTATCAAGCGGTACGTCCTCAACCAGGAAAAGAAGTCCAACCGGATCGCCGCCAAGAACCGCAAGGAGAGCGCCATGCTGTCGAGCTTCTGGCGCGACTACTGGCACTGGTTGACCGAGCCGGTCGAGCGGTTCCTGATCCGTATCCATGCGACCCCGAACGGAATCACTACCTTCGGTGTCGTGCTGTCCCTCGGCGCAGCCGCCGCCTATTACCTTGGCCACGTGGGGACGGCAGGCTACCTCGTCATCTTCAGCGGCACCTGCGACATGTTTGACGGCCGGGTGGCCCGCGCCACGGGGCAGGAAACCAAGTCCGGCGCCTATTACGATTCGGTCATGGACCGGGTGGGCGAAGCCGTCGTGATGATCGGTATTGCCAGCTATTTCATGAACCACTGGATGTTCTGGGTGACGTCGGCCACGCTCATGGGCTCGCTGCTCGTCTCCTATACCAAGGCACGGGGTGAAGGGATGGGCGTGGACTGCAATGTCGGCATGATGCAGCGGCCTGAGCGAATCATGTATCTGGCCACGGCCTCACTGTTCGACCCGGTGTTCAAGGATCTCATCGCGCCACTGTTCGGCATGCGGACAGACGTCCACTACCTGCTGATCCTCATCGTCATCGTCATGGCGATCTTCACCAACATCTCGTGGATCGAGCGGATGGTCTATATCTACCGTGAGCTGGAATCCCGGCCCGGCAACAACATATCGGCTGCCCGTGCCGCCGCGACGGAAACCCCGCCGCCCGCTGCCGCCGAGCCGGTCCCCGCAGTGACTTCCAAGCAGGGCTGA
- a CDS encoding DUF962 domain-containing protein — MADNGRIQSFEEFWPYYVGEHRNPVCRGLHYLGTTTALACFATGVATWNPWLVLAAPVAGYGPAWIGHFLIEKNRPATFTYPRWSLIADFKMLGLALQGRMSGEVTRLYGSPNPPRNAPLLATR; from the coding sequence ATGGCCGACAATGGACGGATACAGTCATTCGAGGAGTTCTGGCCCTACTACGTGGGCGAGCACCGGAATCCGGTCTGCCGGGGGCTGCACTACCTCGGTACCACGACCGCACTCGCCTGCTTCGCCACCGGCGTTGCCACCTGGAACCCCTGGCTCGTACTCGCTGCCCCGGTAGCCGGTTACGGGCCCGCCTGGATCGGCCACTTCCTGATCGAAAAGAACCGCCCGGCGACGTTCACCTATCCACGCTGGTCGCTGATCGCCGATTTCAAGATGCTGGGTCTCGCCCTGCAGGGACGGATGTCGGGCGAAGTGACCCGTCTTTATGGAAGTCCCAATCCGCCCCGGAACGCCCCGCTGCTGGCGACGCGCTGA
- the rplQ gene encoding 50S ribosomal protein L17 yields MRHHRKEKKFGRSTEHRKAMFRNQLNSLIDLEQIRTTDAKAKELRRHADRIITLGKQGIGADKATLYTLRERAFARLRSRDTVRKLFDTLAPRFKERAGGYTRIIKIGRRAGDNAAMSVIEFLPAEVAGGAKKKAPKRRSTGAAKEKAAPKAKKPSTKKEAAAEKTE; encoded by the coding sequence GCAAGGAAAAGAAGTTCGGACGGAGCACGGAGCACCGCAAGGCGATGTTCCGTAACCAGCTCAATTCGCTCATTGATCTGGAGCAGATCCGCACCACGGACGCCAAGGCCAAGGAACTGCGCCGCCATGCGGACCGGATCATCACCCTCGGCAAGCAGGGGATTGGGGCCGACAAGGCGACGCTCTACACGCTGCGCGAGCGCGCCTTCGCCAGGCTCCGGTCGCGTGATACCGTTCGCAAGCTGTTCGACACGCTGGCTCCCCGTTTCAAGGAGCGAGCCGGCGGGTATACCCGTATCATCAAGATCGGCCGCCGGGCAGGAGACAATGCCGCCATGTCGGTGATTGAGTTCCTGCCGGCCGAAGTGGCTGGAGGCGCGAAGAAGAAGGCGCCCAAGCGCCGTTCCACCGGCGCGGCAAAGGAAAAGGCCGCCCCGAAGGCGAAGAAGCCTTCGACCAAGAAGGAAGCGGCTGCGGAAAAGACCGAATAG